CTTGAACACTTCACATAGGAAATACAGACAACTCAAAGCACCCAATGTCTTTCATACATTTATGTGCAAATATAATCCATCGAAGCTCTCTCTTTCTGTCATACACCAACAACATACATATgtatgattttttactctttaaatttaaatatataaattgtgAAAGCACCCAATCCCTCTCTCGTACATTTCCCCATAGATATAATACAAATATACTTTATATTAGCAAACAAATAtgactataaaaaaaataaaaaagacaacatCAGGTATGACGATGCGTTTTGGTTATATTCATTTATAGTTCCTGAGGAATTATGAGTCAaacttgactgaatttttcacaagAACAGTGAACTGAGAGGACAAGACTCTAACAAGGCTTGTTCACAGTCTAGAGACACATTGGGCTTAGGCATAGTACAGGGATTGTCAGTCCCTGTTTTGGCGAAGGACTCTGCATCCTTGCTTAGGTCATCTAGGctcattccatcttgaaataggaACACTAGGCCTCACGTCGTTTCTCGAATGGGACTCTTTGAGACCTATTTCCATCGCCAAAGCCTTCCAATTCAACACAACTATTGTCCTGGACAGTCTGAAGAGGACTGCAGGTATCTCAAGGCATTGAAAGTACGCTTGGATCTCATCTTCTGAAGCAGGCTGGACACTGGTTTGGTTGAGACAAACTGAGGTCTAGATTAGCTTCGATTCGCTACCTAACATCCCCCACATCAATAATTATGGTGAGTCACCATTTTACCAATTCAAAAGTAGGTCTTAGCTAGTCCAAGTTCATTTGATATGAACTCAACTTCACACCTTCACAATCTTCTTAATAAATTTTCACTAGGAATCGACACTATGATCCTCAGAGGAGACGCCTCCTAAGAGTAAAGTCTTCCTACTAGTAGAGCCCGAATCAAATAACTATTCAACGCCTTTGTCCTCCCCCCACCCCCGCCCCACGAAAGTGCTCCCCACCATCTCTCTCTATCATTCATGTCTGTAAAAAATTCACTTTTCTTTCTATTGATATAGATCATCATAAAAAATTCCTTGCCTATTTGACTCCCCCCACAAAACTAAAAACCTTGCCAATCTAGTTGCCTGACTACTACTACCATCTATTTTACAGCATATGTTGTCACACTTACTTCTTTCCTCATAATTCAATTTCTTTGTTCATAATACAAGCTCAAGTACGTAGAACAAAAACATTGATTACCATTTTTGTGTTAAGTGTGTACTGCACTAAGGACTTAAGATATGAATCACTTTGGAAAGAACAACAAATTGACAAAAGAAGACACAATAAAGGATGCCCATGGCAGCAGGAAAGAAATTATTACCTGGGTCTTCCCAAGAAATGTAACTGGCTCTAAGTTCGgaccaagagaaagagaaaaaatacACATAGCATAAGCCGATTTGTCTTCATAGGCATTCAGTATATTGTTCAGGCCTGTAACAAGTGAAAATTTGATCATACAAGTAAACATCATCTCAGTGTACAGAGAAGAAAATATACTTGAAATCATAAGATTCTAAAACCTTCATGTCCAATCTTCAGCAAGAACCACTTTCTGGTTATCCATTTGAAGATCATGTCAATAAGATTAGAAGACAGGAAAATCATCAGAACCTATAGCCATGATACTTAAATGAAGGAGACACTGAGATATTAGTACAGAGCTACACATAACTACATCACTAGTGTATAAGTACCAGAGGAAAGGTATCACCTCGAAGGAAATTAATGAAAGACTTACATGTAAGGTCCTGAAAGTTAAATGATAAGCCAAGTTATATTCTGACAAATAGAATGAAACACAAGAaattaaagaagcaaaaggcacaaAGCAGCTACCTGGGAGACCATTCAAAGCATTGAAGCACAAGCAAGTGTCCTCGACGAGTACAGGCCCATTTACCTTTAGCACAAGGAAtcaaaagaaaaaggttaaaCCATATGTAACAACATAGAGGTTACACAAAGTACTATCACAACTCAACTGGAAACTTTTTAGATTAACAACATAAGCAAACACCACAGTACCGAGGCTGCAGCCAGTCGGGCCTTTTCTTTGGATATTTCTTCTGGCTCACCTTGCAATTCCGGCACTGCAAACGTTTAAGGTGAGTAACATCAAGAACAAAACAGGGGAGTTGTGCCCCTATCAGCATTCTAGACTTACACGTTTACTACTAAGAAACActgagcatggcataatcattggCGGGTAAACATCTAAAGAAACCAATTGCTATTCATGAGCAGGCGGATTGATTCGAGGGCAATTAGAGATCAACAGATTTTCCTCTTGAAGCAAGTGAGAGAACAAGAGATGGAGGAAAGATTAGTTACGATCGAGCTTCAGGGATCGAAAGGGAATGGAGTGGCCGAGGATGGCACGGACTTCCTCCAGCTTCTTTGTGTTTCCCGTCACGAACGTCACGGGTCGCGGCAGCACCGTCGGCATCGTCTCCTCCCACGTCCCCTCCGCCGGTCGATTATGATGTTGATGGTGTCGTAGGCCGCAGCGGCGCCCCTGGCCACACTTCGCCTGCCACAAGAGGAGACTCCTCACTGCCCCTTACCTGTTCGACGCTTGGTCGgaccgctatatatatatatatagacacacatgGCGTGCAAAGGTTCCTTCTATACGGGAACTTCTTCTCACACCGAACTCTTCGATACCCGTGCAAAACCCTCACACTCACACCCACTAACGTGTGGGCTCCACAGGTcgggttcatatatatatatataccaaaataAGAAAAGTAAGTATTAGTAGAAATTTTGGTTTACTATAACACGCTGTTAAAACTAATTATGTTGCTAATCATCTCGCCACACTATAAATATCATTTGCTGTTACCGATGGTCGCTTATACAACCATCTGTGAGGAGGGAAGAGGAGAGCCAAAACCCCGACGAGTCCATCGCAAGAAGCGCTGTAGTATCACAAGAAAGAAAGATCGGAAGAGGAGAGAATAATTAGTGAGGCAAAGAGGGGATTATCTTCGGATTTGACTGCAGATTTCTTTGCAAGACCGTCTCAAGATCCCGCTGTAATATCCAGACCTTCTTTTGTTGTGTAATTTTTTTTCCCtggattcttttttattttctttgcaaGACCGTCTCAAGATCCCGCTGTAATACCCGACTTGGTTCAATTTGGTAGAAAATACTGATCGTGCTTGAAACATTGGAGGAGAATACCAAGGaggtgatggtgatgatgatgatgataacataGATGATGACATTCCAATACCAAGGAGGTGTCTGAACGTTTATCATTTCCTGACAATTTATCATTCCAATACCAATTTGCCCtgcatattttctttttcttttgttcctgCAGTTTATTGCAGCGAACGAATGATGTAATGAGTCAGCTTAAATTGACTCTGGAGAGAATGCACAAACTCATTTGACATGCAGCTTTTCTTACAGGATTGATTCCATTGACAAAGATACGATTCAGGGTAGGCATGTTTTGACTAAAAGAAATAAGAGATATAAGGGTTACAATGAAAGCCATATCTTTTGATACCTACCataaacaaaaatgaattcaatatgAGAGCTGGTTTTACAAATGTTTTCAACTCGAAAACAAATGCTTCCCACGAAGCTCGACTACTTGAAAACATAGAAAACAATATCTTGCCTACAAAgaatgcttctctctctctctctcactctcactctcactctcactctcactctcacacacacatgcacaaaggtgaaaaaaaaaaaaaaaccaagagaACCAGCCGTTTATGAACCTCTGTGAACACACGGAGTGCACAAAAATTTATGAACCTCGGTGAAATGTAAAAAACTTAAAAACCCAGCGGGTAGGTCTGCTGACGGGAAACAAATTTGGGACTAGACATGAAAATTTTTAGTCATTCAAAAATTGGAAGGCTGGATTTTTTAGGAGATCCTCTGGTGGTTTGACACCATGTAAGTCCTTATCCTGTATAGAACTTGATACTTCGTCCAGTGAGAAGGGGATGCTGCATCACAAAAGAACAACATCATGAATTGCGACAAAATTTTCCATGGTTACAGTTAAAGAACACCAACTACCTGGGATCATCTTCCAACAGAAAAGCACTATCGCTGTCAGCATCAGCAGAATCCTTTATCATTAATGTATTCATGTCGGAAAGGACCTGCAAAAGGCATAGTTGGCTCTTTTGTTATAATGTTTGGACTATTCAATggggaaaaaaatataatatatagtaAAATCACAtgagagaaaataattttttccaaAGCATGAGAAAATCAGCAAGATTGCAGTCGTTTGGACTTACAGTCGGAGAGACACTTTGACTGTTATATTTGTCATCCCAATACTGTGTGCAAATTTTGTACAGTTGTTGGACACTCAGCACCTACAAAACCATCAAGTTGTGTTAATGCACATCAGACGGAGATTTGAATGGAGCAGAAAGAGAAAATTGGCGTACTGGGCATAGGTCATTGACTATCTCATCGTAGGAAATCCTATACTTCTGAAATATTACCTGCATATGACACCAAGAAAAATGACCATGAGGTGAAGAGAACATAAAGAGAGCATTGCTTTCACATGCCAAGATTCTTTTGACTTACTGCTTATAGTGATTTGAACTAAATTTGCAAACAAATAACAAATGCATTTTCTACATTAGAAACCAATTTGCTAAATATAGATTGAAATGGCAATTTGACCACTAGGGGCTGGTGCCATGCAACAAAGAAGAGGCAGATTAGGACTAttgcaaggagagagagagagggaagagaaagaaagaagagagagatggCACAGATTAGGAGTTGGAGGTGGATTCATACAGTACCATGCAACATAGAAGAGGCAGCAATGCAATGATGCTGACGAGCAGTGGAAGGGGACGAGCGGCAGTGGCAAGAAGCCAGCAGCGATGTAGACTATCCTTAAAGAACAAACACTGGGAGAGAGGAGAAAACAAGATGTAGACTATCCATAAAGAACAAACACTGGGAGAGAGGAGAAAACAAGGGGTACAACAGATACATATACTGAGCATGGTAAGTCACGTGCAGCAAACTTCCCAAGTGATAAGCTTGGTTCCGAACTGGATTGAGCAAAATTGCATGTTCCATGTACTGGTCAGCCATCGAGACTAATAAAAACCAGAATAAACCAACCGGTAAGGTTGGTTTTTAGACCTTAACGACCACATATCTGAAATAAACGGGAAAACAGAAAAATTGGCACAAAGATGATCTTATTTCAGTCACTAGTAAAAAATACATAAGCATACACCCTAAAAGCACCAAAACGTTCTTTCGTTAATAGACACTCAGATCTAAGGAATCAACCTCATCCAATTCCTCAAAATATTGATGCAATAATTCTGATGCATTTATCTGAAGCTATATAATTAAGCAATACACTCGAAAGAGATACAACCATTTAAGAgctaaaatttatttatatagaATGATATTTCATCGTACATCAAAATGAATCTACTTACCAAGAAACCAACAGCCTGTCTTGTGTGCTTAAGTTCGTCCCATGATGACCCAACATGCTAAAGGAAGGTTGTCATATGACATTAACACGATCAGATATAAACAACAAAGTTTCCAAAGCAAAAGAAGTTCTTGAGATCCATTACCTCTGGCTTTGCTTTAGCAAACCACAGTTCCAGCTCAGACAAGCCAGATTTCATATACTCTCCATTGCTAAAGGAGCAACATTCTCGGCGCAGGAGAAGACTGTAGCAGTATGTAATAGCACATTTCAATAGTATGACATGGATAGAGAagttaaagcaaaagaaaagagaGCATTTCACCTGTTAAAGAGTTGGACATTAATGAAAGAGAAAACTTGAGTAAATATATTTCGGATTAGGACTGCAGGCACCTGTAAGTCAACAGAAAAATAATACGTGATGTAACTACTGGTGTTAATATTAAGTTAGCAGTTAATTTCACTTGACAAGACaatccttacataattttcttgcAATGTTATTAGCAGGTTATCAAGGTTGTCAATGATACTCTGCCAGGTGCTGTTTTGAGTTGAATTTCCAAATGAACGTCCTCTCACCATACTTTTTGTTTTTGCTGTTTTTGGCGCCTTCAATTTCCACATATAATCAGAAAAAAGAATTATTAATGTTTCAAAACTATGGTGGTCAGGCATGCTTTGTCAGAATTAGCAAAAAAATAAAttggataataaataaataaaggaaagGTGGAAAGTTTATACTCCAACTTTTTAAAGACATGACAACTA
The DNA window shown above is from Musa acuminata AAA Group cultivar baxijiao chromosome BXJ2-4, Cavendish_Baxijiao_AAA, whole genome shotgun sequence and carries:
- the LOC103976626 gene encoding inosine triphosphate pyrophosphatase codes for the protein MPTVLPRPVTFVTGNTKKLEEVRAILGHSIPFRSLKLDLPELQGEPEEISKEKARLAAASVNGPVLVEDTCLCFNALNGLPGPYIKWFLLKIGHEGLNNILNAYEDKSAYAMCIFSLSLGPNLEPVTFLGKTQGKIVPPRGPTDFGWDPIFQPDGYEQTYAEMPKEEKNKISHRSKALALVKSHFAAADYIFQTDGSH